From a single Apium graveolens cultivar Ventura chromosome 2, ASM990537v1, whole genome shotgun sequence genomic region:
- the LOC141695976 gene encoding uncharacterized protein LOC141695976: MDEDQIVEQAHNGPTKNNIDDLDDPEAREALVADRVTLWNDLNSLSTTAMHWCVLGEFNSILNIDEVRGGRAHWTPDMQAFKDCLIAASLCQIRTVGELFTWTNKRPLSPILKYLDRAVVNGVWLPTYTESQAFVKNRGVMDHNPLILNIATDIETFGKAFQFFNHMLELPEFPDIIAKVWGQPLYGGPMSILCRKLKLVRLALGDLNRKHGNLHSNVNKARAELSNIQDMMVNDSSLDLLMEEKVLIEHLNEALLQEDKLLMQKSRV; encoded by the exons ATGGATGAAGATCAGATAGTAGAACAAGCTCACAATGGGCCAACTAAAAATAATATTGATGACCTTGATGATCCTGAAGCACGTGAGGCACTTG TTGCTGATAGAGTTACTCTATGGAATGACCTGAATTCTTTAAGCACTACAGCTATGCATTGGTGTGTGTTGGGTGAATTTAATAGTATTCTTAACATCGATGAAGTTCGTGGTGGTCGTGCTCACTGGACGCCTGATATGCAAGCTTTTAAAGATTGCCTTATTGCTGCTAGTCTCTGTCAAATCAGAACAGTTGGTGAATTGTTTACTTGGACAAATAAGAGGCCTTTGAGTCCGATCCTTAAATATCTTGACAGAGCTGTTGTTAATGGTGTTTGGCTGCCTACCTACACTGAAAGTCAAGCTTTTGTTAAAAATAGAGGGGTTATGGATCACAACCCGTTAATTTTAAATATTGCCACGGATATTGAGACCTTTGGTAAGGCATTCCAGTTCTTTAATCATATGTTGGAGCTTCCGGAGTTCCCTGATATTATAGCCAAGGTTTGGGGTCAGCCCCTTTATGGAGGCCCCATGTCCATCTTATGCAGAAAGCTCAAATTAGTTCGACTTGCCCTTGGTGATCTAAATAGGAAACATGGTAACCTTCATTCTAATGTCAACAAGGCTCGTGCTGAGCTATCTAACATCCAAGATATGATGGTTAATGACTCTAGCCTTGACTTATTGATGGAAGAAAAAGTGCTTATTGAACATTTGAACGAGGCTTTGCTTCAGGAAGATAAGTTACTTATGCAAAAATCTAGAGTGTGA
- the LOC141695985 gene encoding uncharacterized protein LOC141695985, giving the protein MALHYISYRIVNGESISLWFDPWWRHTCLAHNMYSPIIRQCGLEVDAKVSKLINTRTWCLPTPNQRHHHVDTNLLQWLETFDYPAFNLNSSDAILWDGLELRKVKPWHIWESTRNRGPGVPWSKAIWHTLKIIRYAHHSWLLCHGKLLTLARMARFGMIVSQQSYLCIGGRETDSHLFIRCRLVIHGCSSKILLTYGSYMLSKIRSRLGILAAGNTWLQLLQNIMDITDCIKRTIALLTVQVFTYYIWHERNSRRHNKGILTPHSLLDGILTHVRAKL; this is encoded by the coding sequence ATGGCTCTCCATTATATTTCATACAGGATTGTCAACGGTGAGAGCATTTCCCTCTGGTTTGACCCATGGTGGAGACACACTTGTCTTGCGCATAACATGTATTCTCCTATTATCAGACAGTGTGGGCTTGAGGTGGATGCAAAAGTCAGTAAACTTATTAACACCAGGACATGGTGTCTTCCGACCCCAAATCAGAGGCATCACCATGTTGACACAAATCTTTTGCAATGGTTAGAAACTTTTGATTATCCTGCCTTTAATCTCAATTCTTCAGATGCAATACTTTGGGATGGTTTAGAGTTGAGAAAAGTTAAACCATGGCACATCTGGGAAAGTACACGAAATAGAGGACCTGGTGTTCCTTGGTCTAAAGCAATCTGGCACACGCTTAAAATTATTCGATATGCTCACCATAGTTGGTTGTTGTGCCATGGAAAACTGCTAACCTTGGCCCGTATGGCGAGGTTTGGAATGATAGTCTCGCAGCAGTCTTATCTCTGTATTGGTGGTAGAGAAACTGATTCACATCTCTTCATTCGTTGCCGGCTGGTAATACATGGTTGCAGCTCCAAGATACTGCTAACCTATGGTAGCTATATGCTCTCCAAGATCCGATCGAGGTTGGGAATTTTGGCGGCTGGTAATACATGGTTGCAGCTCCTTCAGAACATAATGGACATTACGGACTGTATAAAAAGAACCATTGCCCTGCTTACGGTCCAGGTCTTCACGTATTACATTTGGCATGAGAGAAACTCCCGCAGACACAACAAGGGCATTCTTACTCCTCACAGTTTGCTTGATGGAATTCTTACACATGTTAGAGCTAAACTGTAG